In the genome of Microcoleus vaginatus PCC 9802, the window TGCTTCTTCAGGCGATTAAGAATTTCAAAAAATCTCTATCGCGTGGCCTCAGCAAATCGCCCACATACTGGAAGCCTCGATGCTCCATAAACCAAGCCCGCCTGTGTGGACTCAATTGGCTGTGGGTCGGCAGGCTTTGTTGAATAGAAGCGAAGCAACTTCTGACCCCTCCATGTTGGCGAAGCCTGCGCGTTAGCGATAGCGCATAGGGGTAAGGGGGCTTAGCGTAGCCGCGATTTCCTTTTCTCCTAGTATTTTGCAGTCCAAATAATGAGTCGGAAATGTTATTAAAAGTTAGATAACGATGGCTCTTGCCTCTACCTAATAAGATTAACAGTTCCTACTTTTTACAACGTCCTTCTTAGGTAGGATCGTAAAGCAAAGGCGACTGTAGTCGTTTTTTCAAAGTGACTTCATAATAGGTTGTGTCATCAGTAGGATGAGGTGACAATGGTAATCGAGATAGCGTTAAGAAGAAAAGAATTGCTCAGTAAGAGTTTAAGCTTGAGTACGTTGAATACAGCTTGAAGCAAAAGCCTTGAAAATCTGGCTTTCGATAAGTATTTCACCACAGTTGTGGCTGATGGTGATAGGTTCTGAAGTCAGGGGAAGTGGAAGGCGAGATATTGATACCGCAGTAATTGTTTAACAGATTTACGGAGAAATTAGAAATGAGTAACGTATCCATGCCTAATCAAGCAAGTGAGCCGACTCAAGAAGTTAACGCATCTCAACAGGCTCAACTTTTTGCACCCCCCAATACGGGTGGAAGTGCTGTTTTAAATGCCAACATTGCCACAGGAACCAGCACAAACCCATAGGGAGAAGCAATCGCTCATCCCATCGCCTCCCATTTCTCATCCGCAACCGAACAGGTGAGGCCAAAACTGCTGGCTCTTCAACCATTGCAGGCTCTTATTCGGCAGATGGGGAGCAGACGGAAAAAGGTGTCGTTAATCTTCACAACAATCCACACGTACCCGCTAGCGATGCTCAAGCAATGCTACCCGATACTGACGCAATTAAACTTCCGATCGATTCTGAAGTCAATCATCAAGAGTAAGAGTTCGGGATTGCCTCGCCTATATTGTCTGTAAACAAGGATACTTTTTTATGCCCATTATTAACAGTTGAGCCTTACCAATCCAATCTTTAGATATAGAGAGAATTTAAGTCTAATGGTAGACCATACCAGCAAATATACTCGATACCATGAAATCGAAACAGAATAATTAAAAACTACTCACCACTATGAAGACTTCAACGAAGAATTCAACAATCAATACTGATCCAGTGCCTACGATAACTCCGGCTTATAACGGTGCCGATCGCAATGCCTGGATTTTTGGTTGGAACCCGCAGCAAGAGCTATGGAACGGTCGTCTAGCAATGCTTGGTTTTGTCGCCTATCTTCTTTGGGATATGGCTGGTTATAGCGTTCTTCGGGATGTACTTCACCTCGCTCGCTAGGAGTTGAATCGTCAGTTACAAGCTGTTTGTGTTTCTCTAACAGCAGTAAAACACTTGTTTAGTCCACACCAAAAATTTTTGAAAATCAAAATACTGCCATGCAAACATCAACATCTTCCAATTCCTCAATTCGTTACGGTGCTCTGAGTCTAGGTCTCCTTTTCTTGTTACTTGGCGTAGCTGGATTTGTGCCTGCTTTTTTCACTCCCTCTGAGAACTTTACCTCCGCACCAGGCTTTGGCTATATATTCGGGGTATTCCCCACCAACTATTTTCATAATGCAATTGGCATTTTAGTGGGTGTTTGGGGAATTGCGGCATTTACTAGCTTAAGCGGAGCCATTGTATTCAATCGCATCTTCGCTATCCTTTATGCAGCAGGTGCAATTTTAGGATTGCTGCCATTTGCAAATACCTTGTTCGGGCTTACACCACTTTTTGGAAATAATATCTGGCTCAATGCCCTTACTGCTGCGGTCGCTTTTTACTACGGATTTGTGAAGTCAGGAGAAATCAGTATGCAGAGTCCATCGAGTGCTCAAGCTAGCGTGTAACTAGAAGAGTTTCTCGAAGTATAGAAAGGGTTCTCATGCTTATCGGTGGAAATTATTTCATCTGCGCTCCTTGGCATTTATTATAGGATGCAAAAGTAGTCTTACAAAGACTACTTTTTTTGCGCCTACATACAGCGAATTTTGCTGAGTGTGTTTGTGTCTGATTAGTGCTAGTTGCAACATACCCGATCGCGGTTTACGGTAATGTCCAGACCACTTGGTTTGGGTGTGGTCATACCCCCTGCTGTGCTTCAATTTCGTTGAGCAACATCTCGTCAGAGTAGGACGTTTCCCATTCGCCCTCAAGCTTGAGCCGCACCGACTTTGGGCCACCACTGGGTGTACAGACTACCCAGTAGGTATCCTCCTGCCCTTGGTAGTGATGCACAGTAATGGTTTAATATATTAAATCCACATAAATTTCAGAGGTAAAAGTATGGAATGTCCTAATTGCCAAAGGAATTTTTTTATTAAAAATGGAAAGACTTATTACGGGAAACAGCGATTTAAATGTAAAAATTGTGGTCGTCAATTTATTGAAACTACTAAATATAAGCAGATTTCACTCCTAGACTAAAGCCTTAATTGAGCGGCTGATTTTAGAAAAAATTTCTACAGCCGGAATTGCTAGAGCTACGGGCGTATCCATTCGATGGCTTCAGAATTATGTAAATAAAAAGTATGCCGAAATTTCTGGGGAAATTTCGGTGATGAAAAAACCGAAAGGTCAGTTGACTTTAGAGCTATATGAAATGTGGTCATTTGTCAAAAACAAGCGAAACAAGCCATGGATCTGGATAGCTTTCGATCAAAAGACCCGTGAAAGTGTTGGGCTTTATATTGGAGACCGCTCAAATAAATCTGCGTCCGATCTCTGGCAATCTTTTCCTCCTGTCTATAGACAATGTGCTGTTTGTTATACTAATTTTTGGGAATCTTATTGAGAAGTGCTACCTTTTAAAAGACATCGACCTGTAGGCAAACAATCGGTAAAAACCAGTCATATTGAAACACTTAATAATACTTTACGGCAGCGAATTTCTCGTTTGGTTCGTAAAACCTTGTCTTTCTCAAAAAAAATGCAAAACCCTATTGGGACAATTTTTAACTTTGTACATCACTATAATTATTGCATAAGAAAACGATATCATTACTGTGCATGACTAGCATTATATTTTTAAAACCGCAGATACAGGCAGATAAACACAGATGAACGCAGATGAATTATATGAATTCCGCTTGCACCGTCGGTGATTGTTGACTGTTGACTGGATGTGACGCCAGACGATTCTACCGAATTTGATATCAAAATGAAACTAGAAGGAGATTAAAAACGATTGAAGGAAAAATAATTATAGCTTTTGGAGTTAAAGCAATAGGCGAAGTTAAATAATGAAATTTAAATAACATTGAAAAAAGTCAAAAGTAAGAAAGCCAAAAGTAAAAACTTGTTTTTTTACTTTTGGCTTTTAGCACATCGAGTATTCCACTCAAAACTCAAAACTCAAAACTCTTAAGGCGCTGCTGCCGCCCTGCGGTTGGCAACAATCAGATTAGCCTGATACTCTGCCGCTTTTTGCTGAGCCTTTTGATAGTTCGCGCTGGTTGACGGTACGGCTCTCATGAGCTTAACCGCTTGCTGCCACTCGCTTGCTACTGCGATCCACTCATTTTGAGACTGAGCCTTCTGGGCCGAAATTGCTGCCTTCTGAGCTGTGTTAACGGCTTCCCTCCAAGAGTCAGGCTTAGGGGCGGCGGCTTTTGGTGCAGGAGAAGCTGGAGCTGGGCTTGCTGGCGCAGCAGCAGTGGGAGCGGGTTTTGGTGCAGGGGAGGCTGCCTGTGGGGTGCGTGGAGATGCGGCTGGAGAGGATGCAGCGGCTTTAGAAGGGGGAGATGAGGGTTGGGGGGAGGGGGAAGCTGCTTCCGGGGCGATGGGTTCTGGGTTCGAGTCGCCGAATGGGAAAGTTTTAGTAAAGAAAAGCCCTGCGATCGCCGCCAGAGGTACTAAGAGACCGACAGGTATTACCCATTTGGGAAATTGTTTTTTCGGAGGCGGGGCTTGATCTTCGTCTTCGTCTTCGTCTTCCTCGTCGTCATCTCGATCGAATTCTCCTTCTTGATAATAGTCTTCGCCTTCGGGCTCGACATCATCTAAACCTACAGAGTCGTCAGGCATTCCACTATCCAAGGGGTAAGGCATGGGTTCGGCAGGCATCAGATCAATTTCATCTTCCCACGCAGGCGATCCGTCACCTTTTCGACGCCCGTAAACCTTTACAGTGTGAATTGATTCAAGTCCCAGCTTCGTCATGCCGGTGCGGATGAAATCGACCAATACCATTTGATCCGGTACTTTGTCTGCCTCCAGAATTATGTGGAGGCAGCCGTTGTCCCGCGTCACATCGGCGTTGATGCCTTTGGGTTGGAGTGTACGGTTGATGCTAGATGCGATCGCTTTTGGATCGCCCTGCTTGAGCAGTTCCCGCAGGTTCTGTTGTGTCATGGGTAGCGCTCTTTTTTGGGGGGGGGTGGAGAGCCGGCAAATAATATTAACCGATCGGCATTCGGCGGACAATATTTATTTACCACATTAACTTCTACTTTGGCATTCTGAGAGTATTTCTAGTATCTATTGACCTTTTGGCCTGCGAGCCGGCATCAAGCACATAGCCACTATCGAAATTTGTTGTAAAAATTTACAGTAGGGGGCCGCTCCTGTACCCTGTCGCGCATCAGCGAAACAAGCTAGAAAGTTCTATAACTTTGGTTTGCAGGGTTGAGTTTTCTTCCCGCCCCCGCTTTAAAGAAGCTTCTAACTCTAGCAGCAAAGGCAAACTTTTTTGCAGTTTTTCTAAGCTGGCGTTCTTGACTTCTTGCCGAAAATAGTATACTCGTTTCGGATTGCCGAGATCTAGAGCTTGAGCAATTTTATCATCGCGATCGCCCGCTTGGATCATTGCCTTTACCCACAGCCAAATCCGAAACTTACCAGTCAAGCCAGCCACAATCCTCAAACCAGGCTCGCTGCGGCCAGTTAAGCCTGCCAATAAATCCAAAGCGGCGGAGGTATTGCCCTCGCGAATGGCATCGGCTAGCTGGAAGGTATTTTGGGCGTGACAGTGCACCAGTGCTGCAACTTCTTCCGGGTTCAGAGGTTGGCTGCGGTTGCCCGCAAACAGCAGCAATTTTTCGAGTTCGCTGTATAGCTGGCGGGTATCGCTGCCAATGGATTCGGCCAAAAGTTCGATCGCTGTGGCGGTCAATTTTACGTTCATTTCGCCCGCGACTTGGCGTACCCGCTGGGCTAATTCTTTGTCATTCCAAGGCGGAATCGGTGAAAATTCCCGCACTTGGGCGGACTGGACAAGTAACTTGGTAGACTTGAGCCGGCTGTCGGGTTTTTTGATGGATGTCAGCAGCAGCACGGTGGTAGGGGGAATCACTGGCAGTGTTCGTTCCAATTGGGCCAACAGTTCTTGAGAACACTGCTGCGTTACAGTCGTGTTTGCCAGCCACACAAAACGGCTGCCGGTACCGAAGGGGGGCGTTAAAGCTCGATCGAGCCCTTCGACCACAGCTCCGGCGGAATCGGCAATAATCTTGTCATAGTTAAAACTAGCCCAGTTGGGGTCGAGGACTGTTTGGCGCAAACTTGTCACAGCTTGCGCCATCGCAAAGTCGTCTTCCCCCCAAAACAGGTAAATTTGCATGAAAAACGCTCAGTAGCCAAAAAAATCACAGTTGCACGTGAGGCTTGTCCAACATATCCTGAATAGGGCTGTTGGAAGCCCGCGCCATAATATAAAATTTGGTGTGGGAGTATGTCACCGCGAGGAAATCAAGATTGGATGATACTTATCAAGCTTACGTAAATCGGGTGGCGCGAATGACGCTGCTGGACTCCTACAAGTCCCAGGTGGAACACATTCAGGAATCTCCAAAATTTAAGCCGGACGAAGCAGGCCGGAGAGATCCTGTACCTTTTCCAGGTTATTCGGTGATTACGCCCCCTGCGGGGGAAGATGCAGAAAATGCTGCATTTTATAGTAATTTGCACTCGAGCCAACAACGGCTATTGCAGGAAATAGCGGAGGGTGCGATCGTGGCACTGCCTCCTGATAGCTTCCATTTAACCGTAGCCGATTTGATTTGGAGCAGCGCTTTTCGAGATGCCTCTGATAAAAATCCCGAATTTGAGGAGCAACTGCGCTCGCGCATGGCCGATCGTTTTGCCGCCTGCAAACCCTTGGCGGGCGGCCCTCCCATTCGCTGGATAGTGCTGGGGTTGATGGTGATGACTAGAGCTGTGGGTGTTTGTTTGGCACCGACGGACGAAAACTCTTACAAGCAAATTCTGGAGTTTCGCCGATCTATCTATCAAAATCCCGATTTAATGGCTTTGGGAATTGAACAGCAATATCATTTTACGGCACACATTACTCTGGGTTATTTTGGGGACATCGGGCCGAACCTTGACCGCGCTCGCTTGTGCGCTTTGCTGTCAGAGTTAAACGAGCAATGGCTGGACACGCCGCAAGAACTGTCCGTAAACCGAGTGGAACTGCGGAAGTTTGACGACATGACCACCTACCTCCGGCAACCGGACTGGCCTGTTTTTGAGTTTTAACGAAGGAAGAGGGAAGAAGGAAGAAGGAAGAGGGAAGAGGGAAGAAAGAAGATTTTTTCCATCTCCCACTCTCCCCATCTCCCACTCTCTCGCCCCCTCTCCCCTGTGACAAGAGTCAGGATATTGCCTATTAAATGCTTTAATTATTTTTGTTTGACAGTAAAGTCAAGGAAAAAATTTATGAAAAACCAGGAAAAATCAGTAATTCTGGTTTTTTACTTTTTGCTTAAAAAGTGACAAAAAAAATGGGATACAAGCCTCCCCATTCTAGGGGGACTTTCGGTTGGGAATCTCTCCGAGAGGTTTGTGAATAAACAGCACCGCATTTATTCAGGTTGGCTCTACAATCGTTGTATGTTAAATCTAACCTACGAGTACAAGCTCATTCCTACCGACGCGCAACGCCAAACTTTCGACCTGTGGCTCAATATTTGCCGCAAGGTCTACAACTTTGCATTGCGGGAACGAAAAGATTGGGTTAATTCTCGTAAGTGTGATATAAACTTGTGCAGCATTAAGCAGGAATACATGATCCCTGCTGATGCACCGCGTCCAACCTTTGCCCGCCAATGCAAATCATTGGCATTCGCAAAGAAGTTAATTCCTGAGTTGAAACTACCTCACACCCATGTATTGCAGCAGGCGTTGCGCCAACTAGAGGCAGCGTTTGTGGCGATGTGGGAACGAGGACACGGTTTTCCTAGATTCAAAAAACGGATGCGCTCATTTGTGTTCCCTCAATTGAATCTAGACTCCGTTAAACGGTTTGATGGTGCCGATTGGGTCAACCTACCCAAGATTGGGTTAGTTAAAATGCACCTGTCACGTCCAATCCCTCAAGGGTTTGATGTCAAGCAAATTCGCGTTGTTAAGAGGGCTTCTGGTTACGTAGCCATGCTCACTTTGGAATGTGATGTCGCAGTGCCTCAAGCCTCACCTTCAGGGCATGGATTAGGGATTGATTTAGGGTTAAAACATTTTTTGGCAACTTCTGATGGTGAATTGATTGATAGGCCTCGATTCTTTGTGGATGGACAACGCAAGCTGAAATTGCTGCAACGTCAACTCAAAGGCAAGAAAAAAGGTTCTAGAAAGTTTCGTCAAATTCAACACCAAATAGCCAAGCACCACGAATACATCTCGAACAGTCGCAAAGACTTTCATTTCAAAACCGCACATCATTTATGTAACGCAGCCCAAACAGTATTTGCTGAGGACTTGAACCTCACAGCAATGTCAGCCGGAATGATCAGCAAGCACACGCTTGATGCAGGGTTTGGTCAGTTCCTGAATATCTTGGGTCATGTTTGCTTTAAGCGAGGTGCATACTTCGCCAAGGTAGACCCGAACCGAACAAGTCAAACCTGCCCAAGATGTCAAACTCATACAGGCAAAAAAGAACTATCCGAACGAATACATAGATGTCAAACCTGTGGCTATGAAACGAATCGAGATGTTGCAGCCGCGCAGGTGGTGTTGCAGCGTGGATATACAGCGGTTGGGCAAATCGCAGTGAATTTTGGGGAGGGCAAGCTACGTGAGTAGTCCCAATGAACCAAGAATCCTCGTGCCTTCGGGTCGAAGAGTTGTCAAAGTACACGTTGTTGGTATAGGTTTAGATGGGGCTGCTGGGCTGAGCGAATCGGCGCGGCAGGTTGTAGAAATGGCCGCTCTGCTAATAGGGAGCGAGCGCCATTTGAGCTATTTTCCCCAGCACGACGAAGAGCGCTGGGCGTTGGAAGATTTGACCGAAGCAATTCTGGAAATTCGGCGCTGGTGGGCGACTGAACCCGAATTAGAACCCTCTGGGGGGACGGTGGAACCCCGTGATCAACTCATTGTAATTTTAGTGGCCGGCGACCCGCTGTTCTACGGCTGGGGAAAGTTGTTAATTGCCCAATTACCGACAGAAGAATTGACTTTTCACCCCCACGTCAGTTCTGTGCAGTTGGCTTTTAACCGCTTACATATCCCTTGGCAAGACGCTCATTTTGTTGGCTCTCAAGGACGTTATTTTGAGGAACTGACGGCAAAACTCAAGCTGGGTGTCGAGAAAATTGCGGTCCTCGCCGACGAAACTCATACTCCGGCGGCCCTGGCAAATTGGGTGAAAGCTCTAGATTTGCCTACACGCTACGAGTTTTGGGTTTGCGAGAATTTGGGTGCTGCTGACGAGCGGGTGGGCCTGCGTTCTCTGTCAGCTTTGCTGCGAGAGTCTTTTGCACCGCTGAGCGTGGTTGTGATGCTGCGCGAGTCCCCGCCGAGGGCAGAACCTTTGGATTTGGAAAAGTTGCCTTTGTTGGGCATTCCGGATGCAGCTTTTATCGGTTGTGGCGACAAGCCGGGTTTGACGGTGGAACGGGAATTGCGGGTGTTGGTGTTGGCACAATTGGCTTTGCAACCGCGACAAGTTGTCTGGGATGTGGGTGCTGGTAATGGTTCTGTCTCGATCGAAATTGCTCGTTTATTCCCGCAGTCTGAGGTGTATGCGATCGAACAAACGGTTTCTGGTACTTCTGCGATCGAGTTCAACTATGGCCGTTTTGGGCTGCAAAATGTGTTCTCGATTTACGGAACCGCCCCGGAAATCTTGCACCGCTTGCGTCCTCCGCACCGGATTTTTATTGGCGGTAGTGGCGGAGGGTTAACTAAAATTTTGGGCGTTTGCGCGCTGCGGCTGCTCCCTGGAGGCTCGATCGTGCTGGCTTTGGATGCTTTTGAGGATATTGCTACTGTTTTGAGCTGGATCGGCGATCGGGTGCGCCGGGAACCGCACTGGAGTTACCGAATCGTGCAAATGCAGTTATCGCGTTCTGTGGCTGGGGGGAATTCAACTCGTTTTGATGCGTTGCGGCCTGTTTCGATTGTGACGATCGATCGACACTTGAATTAATGTCTGAATTTTAACCGCCGATTAACGCAGATTAATGCCTGTGTTATCTGTGTTTTTTGTGGTTTTAGTTCTCGCTTGATTGAATCTAATCTTTTTTTACCGCAGAGGGCGCAGAGGGCGCAGAGGAAGAGAGGAAGAGAGGAAGAGAAGAGGTAATTTTAAAGGGGTTTGGGGTATTAGGTTTTAATTTTTAATTAAGAACAGTACGGCTGCTGTTGCTAGCAGTAGCAGAATTCCGGCGGCACCGGCTAGGGGTTTTGCTGCTATTCCTGTAATCCATTCTGGTGCGCGGCCTGTGGGATTAATTGCGCCTTCTGTATCTACGGTAGTTATACCCCAAATCCAAGCTGCGTGAATGCCGATCGCCAATCCCAAACTACCATTGTCGGCGATGCGGGCTAATGTTAAAACCATCCCCATCAGCCACAATCCGGGCAGTTGCGGTAGAGTTTCTTTGGCGGCCCAAATTAGGTGGGCGATCGCGAAAATGAAACTCGCGATCGCTGCTGCGATTAGCACTGAGTAATCTTGCTGGAGGATTGTTTGCAAGCAGCCGCGAAAGATTAACTCTTCTGTGGCACTAATCCACATTCCTAATAACAGAGTCAGCAGACTAGCAGGGTTAAGAATTAAGGCCCAAGGATTAATTTTTTTTTCGCCTGTTTCGGTGGATATTTCCCCGATTTTTAGCTCGATCCAGCCTGCGCTTAATTGCAGACCGAATAAAATTACTAAGCTGATTATTCCTAATCCTAATCCCCGCAGTAATGACATCAAAACTGCGGGTTGCCAATCCCAACCCCAGTTGGCAAAAGGCGTGTTTTCG includes:
- a CDS encoding bifunctional cobalt-precorrin-7 (C(5))-methyltransferase/cobalt-precorrin-6B (C(15))-methyltransferase — translated: MPSGRRVVKVHVVGIGLDGAAGLSESARQVVEMAALLIGSERHLSYFPQHDEERWALEDLTEAILEIRRWWATEPELEPSGGTVEPRDQLIVILVAGDPLFYGWGKLLIAQLPTEELTFHPHVSSVQLAFNRLHIPWQDAHFVGSQGRYFEELTAKLKLGVEKIAVLADETHTPAALANWVKALDLPTRYEFWVCENLGAADERVGLRSLSALLRESFAPLSVVVMLRESPPRAEPLDLEKLPLLGIPDAAFIGCGDKPGLTVERELRVLVLAQLALQPRQVVWDVGAGNGSVSIEIARLFPQSEVYAIEQTVSGTSAIEFNYGRFGLQNVFSIYGTAPEILHRLRPPHRIFIGGSGGGLTKILGVCALRLLPGGSIVLALDAFEDIATVLSWIGDRVRREPHWSYRIVQMQLSRSVAGGNSTRFDALRPVSIVTIDRHLN
- the holA gene encoding DNA polymerase III subunit delta; translated protein: MQIYLFWGEDDFAMAQAVTSLRQTVLDPNWASFNYDKIIADSAGAVVEGLDRALTPPFGTGSRFVWLANTTVTQQCSQELLAQLERTLPVIPPTTVLLLTSIKKPDSRLKSTKLLVQSAQVREFSPIPPWNDKELAQRVRQVAGEMNVKLTATAIELLAESIGSDTRQLYSELEKLLLFAGNRSQPLNPEEVAALVHCHAQNTFQLADAIREGNTSAALDLLAGLTGRSEPGLRIVAGLTGKFRIWLWVKAMIQAGDRDDKIAQALDLGNPKRVYYFRQEVKNASLEKLQKSLPLLLELEASLKRGREENSTLQTKVIELSSLFR
- a CDS encoding high light inducible protein encodes the protein MKTSTKNSTINTDPVPTITPAYNGADRNAWIFGWNPQQELWNGRLAMLGFVAYLLWDMAGYSVLRDVLHLAR
- a CDS encoding DUF4383 domain-containing protein; translated protein: MQTSTSSNSSIRYGALSLGLLFLLLGVAGFVPAFFTPSENFTSAPGFGYIFGVFPTNYFHNAIGILVGVWGIAAFTSLSGAIVFNRIFAILYAAGAILGLLPFANTLFGLTPLFGNNIWLNALTAAVAFYYGFVKSGEISMQSPSSAQASV
- a CDS encoding CPBP family intramembrane metalloprotease — its product is MWNSINNLRLLSPSIPAIVKIILFFSTWIVVWLPAAIVLAIALKWHPPQPLGNKKLPLLASLYVIVPFILWATSWIENTPFANWGWDWQPAVLMSLLRGLGLGIISLVILFGLQLSAGWIELKIGEISTETGEKKINPWALILNPASLLTLLLGMWISATEELIFRGCLQTILQQDYSVLIAAAIASFIFAIAHLIWAAKETLPQLPGLWLMGMVLTLARIADNGSLGLAIGIHAAWIWGITTVDTEGAINPTGRAPEWITGIAAKPLAGAAGILLLLATAAVLFLIKN
- a CDS encoding transposase, translated to MLNLTYEYKLIPTDAQRQTFDLWLNICRKVYNFALRERKDWVNSRKCDINLCSIKQEYMIPADAPRPTFARQCKSLAFAKKLIPELKLPHTHVLQQALRQLEAAFVAMWERGHGFPRFKKRMRSFVFPQLNLDSVKRFDGADWVNLPKIGLVKMHLSRPIPQGFDVKQIRVVKRASGYVAMLTLECDVAVPQASPSGHGLGIDLGLKHFLATSDGELIDRPRFFVDGQRKLKLLQRQLKGKKKGSRKFRQIQHQIAKHHEYISNSRKDFHFKTAHHLCNAAQTVFAEDLNLTAMSAGMISKHTLDAGFGQFLNILGHVCFKRGAYFAKVDPNRTSQTCPRCQTHTGKKELSERIHRCQTCGYETNRDVAAAQVVLQRGYTAVGQIAVNFGEGKLRE
- a CDS encoding DUF1868 domain-containing protein; its protein translation is MTLLDSYKSQVEHIQESPKFKPDEAGRRDPVPFPGYSVITPPAGEDAENAAFYSNLHSSQQRLLQEIAEGAIVALPPDSFHLTVADLIWSSAFRDASDKNPEFEEQLRSRMADRFAACKPLAGGPPIRWIVLGLMVMTRAVGVCLAPTDENSYKQILEFRRSIYQNPDLMALGIEQQYHFTAHITLGYFGDIGPNLDRARLCALLSELNEQWLDTPQELSVNRVELRKFDDMTTYLRQPDWPVFEF